In the Pseudochaenichthys georgianus chromosome 1, fPseGeo1.2, whole genome shotgun sequence genome, one interval contains:
- the polr1e gene encoding DNA-directed RNA polymerase I subunit RPA49 isoform X2 encodes MYKNADEANPRKKSRRIMAAESDRLSYVGNNFGAESLKCNNLCKYYVGVLNKATMHMEVHCAELFNMQPVIPGEIEESAKTQDPTQTYREKVDSLIEAFGTNKQKRALSSRRLNQVGSDTLHQAVAKAANTVIDQKGLEALQQEVAETEAQGDLTFHLPPYNAGADRPENVYLFDDFLSPVEFASLEQAGTKMASLTPEELKKMRDDGGCLSVVKHLENLPSVGEARDKISRCAFYLSLLLNLARQRSITRKFGQEEGCPRNIQSKLFKTFTVESFNSGRVQNVVSSSMRSKLAAYSLALLLHMSHMTCDITLLHRDLAITEARMIDIAKSMGLTLMKLPRVKAEEDGVRDTSRQAALVLPLVKYEQSMERPKRKKVH; translated from the exons ATGTATAAGAACGCAGATGAGGCTAACCCCAGGAAAAAGAGCAGGCGGATAATG GCTGCTGAATCAGACAGACTGTCCTATGTTGGAAATAACTTTGGAGCAGAGTCTTTGAAATGCAACAACCTTTGCAA ATATTATGTAGGAGTGCTAAACAAGGCGACCATGCACATGGAAGTGCACTGTGCTGAGCTCTTCAACATGCAACCTGTTATACCAGGAGAGATTGAAGAGTCTGCAAAAACCCAGGACCCTACTCAGACCTACAGAGAAAAG GTTGACTCTTTAATAGAGGCGTTTGGCACCAACAAACAGAAGAGAGCTCTGAGCTCCCGCAGGCTCAATCAGGTGGGCAGTGATACTCTGCACCAAGCTGTGGCCAAGGCTGCCAACACTGTGATCGACCAGAAGGGTCTGGAAG CTCTCCAACAGGAAGTGGCTGAGACAGAGGCCCAAGGAGACCTGACTTTCCACCTGCCTCCTTACAATGCAGGCGCTGACAGACCTGAGAACGTCTACCTATTTGATGATT TCCTGAGTCCAGTAGAGTTTGCAtctttggagcaggctggaaccAAGATGGCATCACTTACCCCTGAGGAGCTGAAGAAGATGAGAGATGATGGAGG GTGCTTGTCTGTTGTGAAGCACCTGGAGAACCTGCCATCTGTTGGTGAAGCCAGAGATAAAATATCTCGATGTGCCTTTTACCTTTCTTTGCTCCTCAATCTGGCACGGCAGCGGAGCATCACCCGCAAGT TCGGGCAGGAGGAAGGCTGTCCTCGCAACATTCAGagcaaactgtttaaaacattcACTGTGGAGAGTTTTAACAGTGGCAG GGTCCAGAACGTTGTGTCATCATCAATGCGTTCCAAACTAGCAGCTTACTCCCTGGCCCTGCTGCTGCACATGAGTCACATGACCTGTGACATCACATTACTCCACCGTGACCTGGCAATCACCGAGGCCAG GATGATTGACATAGCAAAGTCAATGGGACTGACTCTAATGAAGTTGCCCCGGGTGAAGGCTGAGGAGGATGGGGTGCGAGACACAAGCAGGCAGGCTGCTCTTGTTCTACCTCTGGTTAAATATGAGCAGTCCATGGAGAGACCGAAACGCAAGAAAGTTCACTAA
- the LOC117445378 gene encoding zinc finger and BTB domain-containing protein 5: MDFPGHFDQIFQQLNYQRVHGQLCDCVIVVGSRHFKAHRSVLAACSTHFRALFTVAEGDASMNMIQLDSEVVTAEAFAALVDMMYTSTLMLGESNVMDILLAASHLHLNNVVKACKHYLTTRTLPMSPTPDRTAHHHPQQEQQRHRQQQQQQQQQQVADLAANANLANAATSKLQRSFLLQQLGLSLVSSALGGMEEDRVGNGVGNGVGNRVGEQRASFPIRRFHKRKPPMALGLSEERPRQRQRPSGPNLGMLGEEGMNAEREEGGLLSPDSHKMGDESKLDGAMTGLVGVSQDDPQMPSQSDSGHCEGEDLGKMQGGVRKEEDMEEQEHQVNRAGVKIKSGAEEEREQKVVVKQEPLSSPEPTDETSDVPSQTEPGGQEEKAELSPESSDRSFTSEPLPSSDSLLLKSSMGGGSGVGGDFGCNSGLGGKTGFSISSFLSPNVFGSVGSGLVSREDDLPNTTTGDSVAHHFLLRQDAVGPSSSASSSLLKGGTLGGESRNGFGDNLQADSLFLRPLHDGLGNPRGSAGGGRGGVDPFGLDFQRSSLGLHSLGRPSRGAGGACTTALNYPGYRRIAPKMSSSMGGEEGGVLQDAASSSSSLASPLLLNEGGGYEMNNGRPASLLPQLTRASADVLSKCKKALSEHNVLVVEGARKYACKICCKTFLTLTDCKKHIRVHTGEKPYACLKCGKRFSQSSHLYKHCKTTCLRWQNSNMSNGLL; this comes from the exons ATGGATTTCCCAGGTCACTTTGATCAGATCTTCCAGCAGCTCAACTATCAGCGTGTCCACGGTCAGCTGTGCGACTGTGTCATTGTGGTGGGCAGCAGACACTTTAAGGCCCACCGCTCTGTGCTGGCAGCCTGCAGCACCCACTTCAGAGCCCTGTTTACAGTGGCAGAGGGAGATGCAAGCATGAACATGATCCAGCTGGACAGCGAG GTGGTGACAGCTGAAGCTTTCGCTGCTCTGGTGGACATGATGTACACCTCAACGCTGATGTTGGGGGAGAGTAACGTCATGGATATCCTGCTTGCAGCCTCACATCTGCACCTCAACAATGTAGTAAAGGCCTGCAAACACTACCTGACCACACGTACCCTTCCCATGTCCCCCACACCCGACAGAACCGCCCATCACCACCCTCAGCAGGAGCAGCAGAGGcacaggcagcagcagcagcagcagcagcagcagcaggtagcAGATTTAGCAGCTAATGCTAACCTCGCAAACGCTGCCACGTCAAAGTTGCAGCGCTCTTTCCTCCTGCAGCAGCTTGGGCTGAGCTTAGTAAGCTCTGCTTTGGGTGGGATGGAGGAGGACAGAGTTGGAAATGGAGTTGGAAATGGAGTTGGCAATAGAGTGGGCGAACAGAGGGCCTCCTTCCCAATCCGACGCTTCCACAAACGCAAGCCCCCCATGGCCCTGGGCCTGTCAGAGGAGAGGCCCAGGCAGAGGCAGCGTCCCTCTGGGCCTAACCTGGGGATGTTAGGAGAAGAAGGGATGAACGCAGAGCGAGAAGAAGGAGGGCTTCTCTCCCCGGACTCCCACAAGATGGGGGATGAATCCAAATTGGATGGGGCAATGACCGGGCTAGTAGGGGTGTCCCAAGATGATCCACAAATGCCCAGCCAGTCGGACAGTGGACATTGTGAGGGGGAGGACTTGGGGAAAATGCAGGGAGGGGTGAGGAAGGAGGAGGACATGGAAGAGCAGGAGCACCAGGTCAACAGAGCAGGGGTGAAGATCAAATCAGGGGCCGAGGAAGAACGGGAACAGAAG GTGGTGGTTAAACAGGAACCGCTAAGTTCGCCCGAGCCGACTGATGAAACGAGCGACGTGCCATCCCAGACTGAGCCCGGCGGCCAGGAGGAGAAGGCGGAGCTGAGCCCAGAGAGCAGCGACCGCAGCTTCACCTCTGAACCCCTCCCCAGCTCTGACTCTCTGCTCCTGAAGAGCAGCATGGGAGGGGGCAGCGGAGTGGGAGGAGATTTTGGGTGTAATAGTGGACTGGGTGGAAAAACTGGTTTTAGTATTTCTAGCTTCCTCAGCCCCAACGTTTTTGGAAGTGTCGGGTCGGGGTTGGTTTCTAGAGAGGATGACCTCCCCAACACAACTACTGGCGATTCAGTAGCACATCACTTCCTGCTCAGACAGGATGCAGTTGGGCCATCTAGCTCCGCCTCTTCCTCCCTTCTGAAGGGCGGTACACTCGGGGGCGAAAGTCGCAACGGTTTTGGAGACAACCTCCAAGCAGATTCTCTGTTCCTCCGTCCCCTGCATGATGGGTTAGGGAACCCCAGAGGAAGTGCCGGTGGGGGGCGTGGAGGGGTGGATCCGTTTGGCTTGGACTTCCAGCGCTCTAGTCTTGGGCTTCACTCCCTTGGGCGACCGTCCCGAGGAGCGGGGGGGGCTTGTACCACTGCGCTTAATTATCCAGGTTACAGACGCATCGCTCCGAAAATGTCCAGCAGCATGGGAGGAGAAGAAGGTGGTGTTCTCCAGGATGCtgcctcttcctcctccagccTGGCAAGTCCTCTGCTTTTAAATGAGGGCGGGGGATATGAGATGAATAATGGCAGACCcgcctccctcctccctcagcTGACCCGAGCTTCAGCAGACGTCCTGTCCAAGTGCAAGAAGGCTCTGTCGGAGCATAACGTCTTGGTGGTCGAGGGAGCGCGGAAATACGCCTGTAAGATCTGCTGCAAAACCTTCCTCACCCTGACAGACTGCAAGAAACACATCCGTgtgcacacaggagagaaaccctaCGCATGTCTCAAGTGTGGGAAGCGCTTCAGCCAGTCCTCCCATCTATACAAGCACTGCAAGACCACCTGTCTGCGCTGGCAGAACAGTAACATGTCCAATGGCCTGCTGTAG
- the grhprb gene encoding glyoxylate reductase/hydroxypyruvate reductase, whose translation MWCSRMALRRLQQVAVTPLNMAGGLTSKVQREMSTLPRVYITRQIPPEGLKILRESGQVQFELWDSDDVPVPRKELLQKVKGVDGLVCVLTEKIDTELLDAAGPNLKVLSTMSVGFDHLSLEELKKRGIRVGYTPDVLTDSVAELTVALLLTTSRRLIEATHEAKTGGWGTWRTLWLCGHELAGSTVGILGLGRIGVAIAERLAPFKVKKFIYADVAPRPELASVINAEYVSFDELAKQSDFLSVCCALTPETKEICNKDLFSKMKNTSIFINTSRGGVVNQEDLYEALSTGQIAGAGLDVTVPEPLPTSHPLFTLKNCVILPHIASASYATRNNMSALAANNLLLGLRGKPMIKELKL comes from the exons ATGTGGTGCAGTCGTATGGCACTGCGTCGGCTCCAGCAGGTTGCTGTTACTCCTTTGAATATGGCTGGAGGTCTAACAAGCAAGGTGCAGAGGGAGATGTCAACCCTGCCACGGGTGTATATAACCCGACAGATCCCACCCGAGGGCCTGAAGATCCTCCGTGAATCTGGACA GGTGCAGTTTGAGCTGTGGGACTCCGATGATGTCCCCGTGCCCAGGAAGGAGCTGCTGCAGAAGGTCAAAGGTGTCGATGGTCTGGTCTGCGTGCTGACGGAGAAGATCGATACAGAGTTGTTGGATGCTGCAG GTCCAAACCTGAAGGTTCTCAGTACTATGTCAGTGGGGTTTGACCACCTCTCATTGGAGGAGCTGAAAAAAAG AGGGATCCGTGTGGGTTACACCCCTGATGTTCTGACAGACTCAGTGGCTGAGCTGACGGTGGCTCTGCTGCTCACCACCTCCAGGAGGCTCATCGAGGCCACACATGAAGCCAAAAC TGGTGGCTGGGGCACATGGAGAACTCTGTGGCTGTGTGGACACGAGCTGGCCGGCAGCACTGTGGGTATCCTGGGTCTGGGGAGGATTG GTGTGGCTATCGCCGAGCGCCTGGCGCCTTTCAAAGTAAAGAAATTCATCTACGCAGACGTGGCCCCGAGGCCTGAGCTGGCCAGTGTCATCAATGCAGAATATG TCTCTTTTGACGAGCTGGCCAAGCAGTCAGATTTCCTGTCTGTGTGCTGTGCTTTAACGCCGGAAACGAAGGAGATCTGCAACAAAGACCTCTTCTCCAAGATGAAAAACACCTCCATCTTTATCAACACAAGCAG AGGGGGTGTGGTGAACCAGGAAGACCTGTATGAGGCTCTGTCCACTGGGCAGATAGCAGGAGCGGGGTTAGATGTTACTGTTCCGGAGCCCCTGCCCACCAGCCACCCACTGTTCACCCTCAAAAACTGTG TGATTCTCCCACATATTGCTAGTGCCTCCTATGCGACCCGTAACAACATGTCCGCCCTGGCAGCGAACAACCTCCTGCTGGGTCTGCGGGGCAAGCCAATGATCAAAGAACTCAAACTGTGA
- the polr1e gene encoding DNA-directed RNA polymerase I subunit RPA49 isoform X1 — MITTMAASCSLVCCEEERDSDKAVIVRFSNGNVQNAEKLGFTMYKNADEANPRKKSRRIMAAESDRLSYVGNNFGAESLKCNNLCKYYVGVLNKATMHMEVHCAELFNMQPVIPGEIEESAKTQDPTQTYREKVDSLIEAFGTNKQKRALSSRRLNQVGSDTLHQAVAKAANTVIDQKGLEALQQEVAETEAQGDLTFHLPPYNAGADRPENVYLFDDFLSPVEFASLEQAGTKMASLTPEELKKMRDDGGCLSVVKHLENLPSVGEARDKISRCAFYLSLLLNLARQRSITRKFGQEEGCPRNIQSKLFKTFTVESFNSGRVQNVVSSSMRSKLAAYSLALLLHMSHMTCDITLLHRDLAITEARMIDIAKSMGLTLMKLPRVKAEEDGVRDTSRQAALVLPLVKYEQSMERPKRKKVH; from the exons ATGATAACAACTATGGCTGCCTCCTGCTCGTTGGTGTGTTGTGAAGAGGAGAGAGACTCCGACAAAGCTGTTATTG TTCGCTTTTCAAACGGCAACGTCCAAAATGCAGAAAAACTGGGTTTCACGATGTATAAGAACGCAGATGAGGCTAACCCCAGGAAAAAGAGCAGGCGGATAATG GCTGCTGAATCAGACAGACTGTCCTATGTTGGAAATAACTTTGGAGCAGAGTCTTTGAAATGCAACAACCTTTGCAA ATATTATGTAGGAGTGCTAAACAAGGCGACCATGCACATGGAAGTGCACTGTGCTGAGCTCTTCAACATGCAACCTGTTATACCAGGAGAGATTGAAGAGTCTGCAAAAACCCAGGACCCTACTCAGACCTACAGAGAAAAG GTTGACTCTTTAATAGAGGCGTTTGGCACCAACAAACAGAAGAGAGCTCTGAGCTCCCGCAGGCTCAATCAGGTGGGCAGTGATACTCTGCACCAAGCTGTGGCCAAGGCTGCCAACACTGTGATCGACCAGAAGGGTCTGGAAG CTCTCCAACAGGAAGTGGCTGAGACAGAGGCCCAAGGAGACCTGACTTTCCACCTGCCTCCTTACAATGCAGGCGCTGACAGACCTGAGAACGTCTACCTATTTGATGATT TCCTGAGTCCAGTAGAGTTTGCAtctttggagcaggctggaaccAAGATGGCATCACTTACCCCTGAGGAGCTGAAGAAGATGAGAGATGATGGAGG GTGCTTGTCTGTTGTGAAGCACCTGGAGAACCTGCCATCTGTTGGTGAAGCCAGAGATAAAATATCTCGATGTGCCTTTTACCTTTCTTTGCTCCTCAATCTGGCACGGCAGCGGAGCATCACCCGCAAGT TCGGGCAGGAGGAAGGCTGTCCTCGCAACATTCAGagcaaactgtttaaaacattcACTGTGGAGAGTTTTAACAGTGGCAG GGTCCAGAACGTTGTGTCATCATCAATGCGTTCCAAACTAGCAGCTTACTCCCTGGCCCTGCTGCTGCACATGAGTCACATGACCTGTGACATCACATTACTCCACCGTGACCTGGCAATCACCGAGGCCAG GATGATTGACATAGCAAAGTCAATGGGACTGACTCTAATGAAGTTGCCCCGGGTGAAGGCTGAGGAGGATGGGGTGCGAGACACAAGCAGGCAGGCTGCTCTTGTTCTACCTCTGGTTAAATATGAGCAGTCCATGGAGAGACCGAAACGCAAGAAAGTTCACTAA